A region of the Dickeya chrysanthemi NCPPB 402 genome:
AGAGGTCTGGCTGGGATCATGGATAAAATTACTCAAGTAATCTGATTTTTTTATCCTCATCCTGTGGATAAATAGCTTGAAATGCAGGGTAAAACCCGTAGTTATCCAAATAACAACTGCGGGTGATTTTTTGAGCTGTGCATAACTAGCCTTTCAGATCCCAGCTAATACAGTCTGGGATCACCGATCATTCACAGTTAATGATCGACAATAACCTATTGATCTTCTTTTTGGATCCCGGCTTATCCACAGCACATCGGGATCCTAATAAGAGATCTAATAAAGAGATCTTTAAATAAAAAGATCTTTCTTTAACTACCTATCGATCCAACACACTTGGTAGACGGTACAAACTTAAGTAGAATCCCCCACCCCAGGGCAAGTAACGATCATTCGCAACCACGCGAGGTGTAGCACCATGTTTTATCCGGATCCTTTTGACGTTATCGTGATCGGTGGCGGTCATGCGGGTACAGAAGCCGCCATGGCTTCGGCCCGAATGGGACGTCAAACCCTTTTGCTGACGCATAACATTGATACGCTGGGACAAATGTCCTGTAACCCGGCGATCGGCGGTATTGGGAAAGGTCATCTGGTAAAAGAGATCGATGCGATGGGCGGGTTGATGGCACGCGCTATCGATCGTGGCGGCATTCAGTTTAGGATACTAAACTCCAGTAAAGGCCCGGCGGTGCGTGCCACTCGTGCTCAGGCCGACAGAGTGTTGTACCGTCAGGCGGTGCGTACGGCACTGGAGAATCAGCCGAATCTGACGCTCTTCCAGCAAGCCGTAGAAGATCTGATTGTCGAAAATGATCGCGTCGTCGGCGCGGTCACTCAAATGGGGCTGAAATTCCATGCTAAAGCGGTGGTGCTCACGGTCGGTACTTTCCTGGACGGCAAGATCCATATCGGTCTGGATAATTACAGCGGCGGACGAGCAGGCGATCCGCCGTCGATCGCGTTGTCGCATCGTTTGCGTGAACTGCCGCTGCGTGTTGGTCGTCTGAAAACCGGTACGCCGCCGCGTATCGATGCCCGCACTATCGACTTTAGCGTATTGACGCCGCAGCACGGTGACGATCCCATGCCGGTATTTTCCTTCCTGGGGAAAGCCAGCGAACATCCAACCCAAATGCCGTGCTACATCACCCATACCAATGAACGTACGCATGATGTGATCCGTAGCAATCTGGATCGCAGTCCAATGTATGCCGGCGTGATCGAAGGGATCGGCCCGCGCTACTGCCCTTCCATTGAAGACAAAGTGATGCGATTTGCCGATCGCAACGCGCACCAAATTTTCCTGGAGCCGGAAGGGCTGACCAGTAACGAAATTTACCCGAACGGCATCTCAACCAGTCTGCCGTTCGATGTACAGTGGCAAATCGTTCGTTCTATGGACGGTATGCAGAATGCGCGTATCGTTCGCCCCGGTTACGCCATTGAGTATGATTATTTTGACCCGCGTGACCTGAAACCGACGTTGGAAAGTAAGTTTATCCACAATCTGTTTTTTGCCGGTCAAATCAACGGCACGACCGGTTACGAAGAAGCGGCGGCGCAGGGGATGCTGGCGGGCCTGAATGCCGCTCGTCTGGCGTTTGATCAGGAAGGCTGGACGCCACGCCGTGATCAAGCCTACATCGGCGTGCTGGTGGATGATCTTTGTACGCTGGGAACGAAAGAGCCCTACCGTATGTTTACCTCTCGCGCCGAATACCGGCTGATGCTGCGTGAGGACAATGCCGACTTGCGTTTGACTGCCATTGGCCGCGAACTGGGCATGGTAGACGACGAACGCTGGGCGCGTTTTAACGAGAAGCTGGAAAATATCGAGAAAGAACGCCAACGTCTGCGCGATGTGCTGGTTCATCCACACTCTGAAGGCGTAGAACAGATCAACAGCCTGTTGAAATCGCCGTTGTCGCGTGAAGCCAACGGGGAGGACTTGCTAAGACGCCCGGAAATGGACTATGTGCAGCTGACCGGATTGTCAATGTTTGCACCGGCGTTGCCTGATGTTCAGGCTGCAGAGCAGGTAGAGATTCAGGTTAAATACGAAGGCTACATCGCGCGTCAGCAGGATGAGATCGAAAAGCAACTGCGCAACGAGAACACGTTGCTGCCGGCGGATCTGGATTATCGTCAGGTTAGCGGTCTGTCGAATGAGGTTATCGCCAAACTCAACGATCACAAACCGAGCTCGATTGGTCAGGCATCGCGCATTTCCGGCATCACGCCGGCGGCCATTTCAATTCTGCTGGTCTGGCTGAAAAAACAAGGTATGCTGCGCCGCAGCGCTTAACCACCACCACTCGTTTATGTTGATGCATGGCCGCTTTCGCGGCCATGTTGCCTTAAACCGACAACAGGATTCATTTGTGCTCGAGATACTTAACAGCCTGCTGCAGCGTGCCGGAATGACGCTGACCGATCAGCAAAAAAACCAGTTGCTTCAGTATGTAGCGTTACTTCACAAGTGGAACAAAGCCTATAACCTGACATCGGTACGTGAGCCGGAGCTGATGTTGATTCGGCATATCATGGACAGCCTGGTGGTTGAGCCGCACCTGGTCGGCAGTCGTTTCATCGATGTGGGTACCGGGCCGGGTTTACCCGGCGTACCGTTGGCTATTGTTCGTCCCGACGCGCATTTTGTCCTGCTGGATAGCCTGGGAAAACGGGTACGCTTCCTGCGTCAGGTTCAGCATGAGTTGAATCTGGGCAATATTGAGCCTGTACAGAGCCGCGTTGAAGACTTTCCGGCTGACCCGCCATTCGATGGCGTAATCAGTCGGGCATTTGCATCGCTGCAGGATATGGTGAACTGGTGTCATCACTTACCATCTCGACCGCAGGGGCGATTCTATGCCCTCAAAGGCGTGGTGCCGCATGACGAAATGGGAGTACTGCCGCAAGGCGTGTCGGTTGAAAAGGTCGTTCCGCTGTCTGTCCCTGAACTGGAAGGGGAACGACATCTGGTGGTGCTAAAGCCCAACTAATTTTGTCATTTATCAAAAAAATCATGAATAGTTGTAAATTTTTCATACTGATAGCTCAAAGTGAAATAATGACCAGAGTCATCTTTATGTTCACCTTAATTTTACAACTCTGCTGTATAACCTTTCATTTCCAGGGGAAAAAGCTCAATGACAGCAAAATATTTTCATGGTTCAGCAAAAGATTTGATGACGAATTTGTGTTAAAAACATGGAAAAAAATATCCTGCTTGTCAATAGATGGTTTTGAAGCTGTATTCGGGCTGTTTTGTGAGTGTTCGTTTTTTAAATTATTGAAATTAAAAATATATATGGCTTTTTTGCCAAAGACAAAAAAAATCAATTCAGCTATAAAAGGTCTGGTTCTATTTTATGTGAGAAATATCACATATTGTCGGCGTCAGATGCACAGGGGTGCCAAAATGCAGTTTGGGGATAGTTAGTGAAAATAAGGCTTCGGAAATAAATTTAAATAATCGTTCACCTTTTTGCTACTTATCGATTGAATTCGCATGGATGACCCGTATAATTTGCTCGTTTTTCGCTGCTTGACTCGGTACTGCAAAGGCAGTTTTATACGGTCATTCAGCATACCTCTGAAAAGGTACGGAGAATCGTCATGTCTGTATCCCTTTACAGTGGGAAAATTGCCCGGTTATCGCTGTTATTGCAGCTGGCGGTGATTTTTGTTGTTAGTGTGGCGTTTTACGCTGGCAACGTTAAAGCGGGCGCTTCCGCACTGGCCGGGGGGCTGGCAGCTTGGCTGCCAAACATGGTGTTCATACTGTTTGCCGTGCGGCATCAGTCAGACAAGCCACCGGAAGGGCGGGTAGCCTGGTCGTTTGCCGTTGGGGAAGCGTTGAAAATGCTCTTCACCATCGTGCTGTTGGTGGTGGCGTTAGGTGTGTTTCATGCGGCTTTTTTCCCGCTTGGCCTGACGTACTTAGTGGTGCTGATCACGCAGATCGTGGCACCGGCTGTAATTAACCGTTACCGTAGTTAACAACAAAAGGGTAAGAGACATCATGTCTGCATCTACTCCACAAGAGTATATCGGTCACCACCTGACCCATTTGCAGGTGGGCTCGGGATTCTGGTCGATTAACGTCGACTCGATGTTTTTCTCCGTGGTTCTCGGCGTACTCTTTCTGGCGATCTTCCGCAAGGTTGCCAAAACCGCGACCAGCGGCGTACCGGGTAAGCTGCAAACGGCAGTCGAACTGGTCGTGGGATTTATCGATGGCAGCGTGCGCGATATGTTCCATGGAAAAAGCAAGCTGATCGCACCACTGGCGTTGACCGTTTTCGTCTGGGTCTTCCTGATGAACCTGATGGACCTGTTGCCTATCGATTTGTTGCCGCAGATCTGGGCACATGTCTATAGCGCTCTCGGTCATGATCCTGCACATGCTTATCTGCGTGTAGTGCCTTCCGCCGACGTTAACGTGACGTTGTCCATGGCGCTGGGCGTATTCATCCTGATTCTGTTTTACAGCATCAAGATGAAAGGTGTGGGTGGGTTCGTGAAAGAACTGACCATGCAGCCGTTCAATCACCCTGTGTTTATTCCCGTCAACCTGATTCTTGAAGGGGTTAGCCTGCTGTCCAAACCGGTTTCTCTTGGTTTGCGACTGTTTGGCAACATGTATGCGGGTGAGCTGATTTTCATCCTGATCGCGGGCTTGTTGCCGTGGTGGTCACAGTGGATTCTGAATGTGCCTTGGGCCATTTTCCACATTCTGATTATTACGCTGCAGGCATTTATCTTTATGGTTCTGACAGTTGTTTATCTTTCGATGGCATCTGAAGAGCATTGATTTTTCACAACACTACAACGTTTTAACTGAAACAAACTGGAGACTGTCATGGAAAACCTGAGTATGGATCTGCTGTACATGGCTGCCGCTGTGATGATGGGCCTGGCGGCAATCGGTGCTGCAATCGGTATCGGCATTCTGGGTGGTAAATTCTTGGAAGGTGCTGCCCGCCAGCCTGACCTGATCCCTCTGCTGCGTACACAGTTCTTTATCGTTATGGGTCTGGTGGATGCTATCCCGATGATCGCGGTAGGTCTGGGTCTGTACGTGATGTTTGCGGTGGCCTAAGCAGGCGTAAGCTTGCCAGGTAAAAGACATCGACTCATTTAACTCATGAAAGAGGCATTGTGCTGTGAATCTTAACGCAACAATCCTCGGCCAGGCCATTGCGTTCGTCCTGTTTGTCTGGTTCTGCATGAAGTATGTATGGCCGCCGATTATGGCTGCCATCGAAAAGCGTCAGAAAGAAATTGCTGACGGTCTTGCTTCTGCTGAACGTGCCAAAAAAGATCTGAACTTAGCGCAGGCCAATGCGACCGACCAACTGAAGAAAGCCAAAGCGGAAGCTCAGGTGATCATCGAGCAGGCAAACAAACAGCGTGCTCAGATTCTGGACGAAGCTAAAGCGGAAGCGGAAGCGGAACGCAACAAAATCGTGGCGCAGGCGCAGGCTGAAATCGAAGCCGAACGCAAACGTGCCCGTGAAGAGTTGCGTAAGCAGGTTGCCATTCTGGCGATTGCCGGTGCCGAGAAAATTATTGAACGTTCCGTGGATGAAGCTGCCAACAGCGACATCGTTGATAAACTGGTCGCTGAACTGTAAGGAGGGAGGGGCTGATGTCTGAATTTGTCACGGTAGCTCGCCCCTACGCCAAAGCAGCTTTTGACTTTGCCGTTGAGAACCAGGCGCTTGATCGCTGGCAGCAAATGCTGGCGTTCGCCGCCGAGGTTGCGCGCAATGAACATATTGCCGGCATGCTGGCTGGAGCCATCGCTCCCCAGACCATGGCGCAAACGTTCATTACCGTATGTGGTGATCAACTGGATGAAGCGGGCCAGAACCTGATCCGGGTAATGGCTGAAAACGGACGTTTGCCGGTGCTGCCTGAAGTACTGGAACAGTTTGTTCAATTGCGTGCGGAGCTGGAATCGACCGTGGATGTCGAGGTTATTTCCGCCGCCACGTTGAGCGAGCAGCAGTTATCAGGGATAACCGCTGCAATGGAACAACGTCTGTCACGTAAAGTGAAGCTGAATTGCAAAATTGATAAGTCTGTTATGGCCGGCGTGGTAATTCGCGCGGGCGATATGGTGATAGACGGCAGTATTCGCGGTCGTCTGGAACGTCTGGCAGACGTCTTGCAGTCTTAAGGGGACTGGAGCATGCAACTGAATTCCACCGAAATCAGTGAACTGATCAAGCAGCGGATTGCTCAGTTCAACGTTGTGAGCGAAGCTCATAACGAAGGTACGATTGTTTCCGTCAGTGACGGGATCATTCGCGTACACGGTCTGGCCGATGTGATGCAGGGTGAGATGATCTCCCTGCCGGGCAACCGTTACGCGATCGCACTGAACCTGGAGCGCGACTCCGTTGGTGCGGTAGTAATGGGTCCGTACGCGGATCTGGCCGAAGGCATGAAAGTCAAATGCACCGGCCGTATTCTGGAAGTGCCGGTTGGCCGTGGCCTGCTGGGCCGCGTGGTTAACACGCTGGGTGCGCCGATCGACGGTAAAGGTCCGCTGGAACATGATGGTTTCTCTGCCGTAGAAACCATTGCGCCGGGCGTTATCGATCGCCAGTCCGTTGATCAGCCGGTTCAGACCGGTTACAAGTCTGTGGACGCCATGATTCCAATCGGTCGTGGTCAGCGTGAGCTTATCATCGGCGACCGTCAGACTGGTAAAACTGCGCTGGCGATTGATGCCATCATCAACCAGCGTGATTCCGGTATCAAATGTATTTATGTCGCTATCGGCCAGAAAGCGTCCACCATTGCTAACGTGGTGCGTAAACTGGAAGAGCACGGTGCGTTGGCCAATACCATCGTGGTGGTGGCAACCGCGTCTGAGTCTGCTGCGCTGCAATATCTGGCGCCGTATGCCGGTTGCGCCATGGGCGAATACTTCCGTGACCGCGGTGAAGATGCGCTGATCATTTACGATGACCTGTCTAAACAGGCTGTCGCTTATCGTCAGATTTCCCTGTTGCTTCGTCGTCCGCCTGGTCGTGAAGCTTATCCGGGTGACGTATTCTATCTGCACTCCCGTCTGCTGGAGCGTGCTGCGCGTGTTAACGCCGAGTACGTGGAAGCCTTCACTAAAGGTGAAGTGAAAGGACAAACCGGTTCTTTGACCGCACTGCCGATCATCGAAACGCAGGCCGGCGACGTGTCCGCGTTCGTTCCGACCAACGTTATCTCGATTACCGATGGTCAGATCTTCCTGGAATCCAACCTGTTCAACTCCGGTATTCGTCCGGCGGTTAACCCGGGGATTTCCGTATCCCGTGTGGGTGGTGCCGCACAGACCAAGATCATGAAGAAACTGTCCGGTGGTATTCGTACCGCACTGGCACAGTACCGCGAACTGGCAGCGTTCTCCCAGTTTGCCTCTGATCTGGACGATGCAACCCGTAAACAACTGAGCCACGGTCAGAAAGTGACCGAGCTGCTGAAACAGAAACAGTATGCGCCGATGTCCGTTGCGCAGCAGTCTCTGGTGCTGTTCGCGGCAGAACGCGGTTATCTGGAAGACGTTGAACTGGCGAAAGTCGGCAGTTTTGAAGCCGCACTGCTGGCTTACGCCAGCCGTGAGCACGGCGAGCTTCTGCAGCAGATCGACCAGACTGGCGCTTATAACGATGAGATCGAGGGTAAATTCAAAGGCATCCTCGATACCTTTAAGGCAACCCAGTCCTGGTAACGCCCCGTGGCCTGCCTTAACGGCAGGCCGCTAGGCATTGAGGAGAAGCTAAGATGGCCGGCGCAAAAGAGATACGTAGTAAGATCGGAAGCGTCCAGAACACGCAGAAGATCACCAAAGCGATGGAAATGGTCGCCGCTTCCAAAATGCGTAAATCGCAGGATCGTATGGCGGCCAGCCGTCCTTATGCGGAAACCATACGCAAAGTGATTGGTCACCTTGCGTTAGGGAATCTGGAATATAAACACCCGTACCTGGAAGAGCGTGAAGTCAAACGCGTCGGGTATCTGGTGGTGTCTACCGATCGTGGCCTGTGTGGCGGCCTGAACATTAACCTGTTCAAGAAGCTGCTGGGTGATATGAAAGCCTGGAATGAAAAAGGCGCCGAGGTTGATCTGGCGATGATTGGTTCCAAAGGCGTTTCTTTCTTCGGCTCAGTAGGCGCAAACATTGTTGCTCAGGTTACCGGCATGGGGGACAACCCTTCGCTGTCCGAACTTATCGGGCCGGTGAAAGTCATGCTGCAGGCCTACGACGAAGGTCGTCTGGACAAACTGTACGTGGTGAGCAACAAGTTCATCAATACCATGTCTCAGGTTCCACAAGTTGTTCAGCTGCTGCCATTGCCTCCGGCAGAAGAAGGCGGGCTGACGAAGAAATCCTGGGATTACCTGTATGAACCCGATCCTAAGCCGCTACTGGATACCCTGTTGCGCCGCTATGTGGAGTCTCAGGTTTATCAGGGCGTCGTAGAAAACCTGGCCAGTGAGCAGGCCGCGCGAATGGTAGCGATGAAGGCCGCAACAGATAACGGCGGCAACCTGATCAAAGAGCTGCAGTTGGTTTACAACAAGGCTCGTCAGGCAAGCATCACTCAGGAACTCACCGAAATCGTATCGGGAGCCTCCGCGGTTTAAATCAGGTTTTACGAATTACGTATTGTCGAATTACGTAGAGGATTCAAGATGGCTACTGGAAAGATTATCCAGGTAATCGGCGCCGTGGTGGACGTCGAGTTCCCTCAGGATGCCGTACCGAATGTGTACGAAGCGCTTGAGGTAGAGAACGGGGCTGAGAAATTGGTGCTGGAAGTGCAGCAGCAGTTAGGTGGCGGCCTGGTTCGTTGTATTGCAATGGGTTCTTCTGACGGCCTGCGCCGTGGTTTGAAAGTCACCAGCCTGGCGCACCCGATCGAAGTCCCGGTTGGTAAAGCGACGCTGGGGCGTATCATGAACGTACTGGGTGAGCCGGTCGACATGAAAGGGCCGATTGGCGAAGAAGAACGCTGGGCGATTCACCGTGCGGCCCCGACGTATGAAGAACTGTCCAACTCCCAGGAACTGCTGGAAACCGGCATCAAGGTTATCGACCTGATTTGTCCGTTCGCTAAAGGCGGTAAAGTCGGTCTGTTCGGTGGTGCGGGTGTAGGTAAAACCGTAAACATGATGGAACTGATCCGTAACATCGCGATCGAGCATTCCGGTTACTCTGTGTTTGCGGGCGTGGGTGAACGTACCCGTGAAGGTAACGACTTCTACCACGAAATGACCGACTCCAACGTTATCGACAAAGTTTCACTGGTGTATGGCCAGATGAACGAGCCGCCGGGCAGTCGCCTGCGCGTGGCGCTGACCGGTCTGACCATGGCGGAAAAATTCCGTGATGAAGGCCGTGACGTTCTGCTGTTCGTGGATAACATTTACCGTTACACCCTGGCGGGGACTGAAGTATCCGCACTGCTGGGTCGTATGCCGTCCGCAGTAGGCTACCAGCCGACGCTGGCAGAAGAAATGGGTGTGTTGCAGGAGCGTATTACCTCCACCAAGACAGGTTCAATCACTTCTATCCAGGCCGTTTACGTGCCAGCGGATGACTTGACTGACCCGTCACCGGCAACCACCTTTGCGCACCTGGACTCTACCGTAACACTGAGCCGTCAGATCGCGTCTCTGGGTATCTACCCGGCTGTAGACCCGCTGGATTCCACCAGCCGTCAGTTGGATCCGCTGATCGTGGGTCAGGAGCACTACGATGTCGCGCGTGGTGTGCAGTCTATTCTGCAGCGCTATCAGGAACTGAAGGATATCATCGCGATTCTGGGTATGGACGAGCTGTCTGAAGAAGACAAGCTGGTGGTATCCCGTGCGCGTAAGATCCAACGCTTCCTGTCTCAGCCGTTCTTCGTAGCTGAAGTATTTACCGGTTCTCCGGGTAAATATGTGTCGTTGAAAGACACCATCCGTGGCTTCAAAGGCATTATGGACGGCGAATACGACCACCTACCGGAACAGGCGTTCTACATGGTTGGTTCCATTGATGAAGTAGTGGAAAAAGCCAAGAAACTGTAACGCCTTGATAGGAGGGTGATATGGCTGCTATGACTTACCATCTGGATGTCGTTAGTGCGGAACAGGCAATGTTTTCCGGTCTGGTGCAGAAAATCCAGGTGACCGGTAGCGACGGCGAACTGGGAATTTATCCTGGCCACGCCCCCCTGCTCACGGCCATTAAGCCTGGTATGGTGCGCATTGTTAAACAGCACGGCGAAGAAGAGTATATCTACCTGTCCGGCGGTATCCTTGAGGTACAACCGAACATGGTGACCGTGCTGTCCGATACCGCCATTCGTGGGCAGGACCTTGATGAAGCGCGTGCGATGGAAGCGAAGCGCAGAGCCGAAGAGCATATTCGTAATTCACACGGTGATGTGGATTATGCTCAAGCCTCTGCCGATTTGGCGAAAGCCATCGCTAAACTGCGTGTCATCGAGCTGACCAAAAAAGCGATGTAACAGATGCAGATGTAACCATCATGCAGATGTAAAAAAGCCAGCTGATTCAAGCTGGCTTTTTTTATGCCTGACAGAGCGTCAGGCTGGTGTTGATGGGTACCGGTTTCGGTGCCTTTGGGTTTTATGTCGGTTACTTCTTCTGCAGAAAATCACCCAGTTGCAGGCTGCCTTTTTCATCCCGGCTGAAGACCGCTGGCACCGCGACGGATTTGTAATTCGCCGTCGTGATTTCCTTACCCTGACTGTTGACCGCTCGATTATTCCTGATGAAGTAGTTGCTGGCGTCCAGCCGGCCTACCACGGCATCGTCATACTTGCCGGGTTGGGTACGCAGTGAAACGTTGTTTTTGAAAATCCCTTGTTTTTCATAGCCATAGTAAGGGCTTGGGCGGAAGATAAAGTTGAAGCGAACGTTATCCAGCGCGATGTTATTGGAGACTTGCAGCGCGCCGGGGTTGAAGTTGTCGCTGAACCCGTCCATGTGGTTACCGATAGCAATGCTATTTTTCACCTGATGCGCTACGGGTTGGCCTTCTCCGCCCAGTTTAAAGCCGTTGCTGGTGTTGTTGAGTGAAATGGAATTCTCGATCATCACAGCCCCATTCGGGCCATCCTCAATTTTGTTGAACAGGTCGAAGCCGTCGTCAACGTTGTCATGGGAGAATGCGCCGCGAATGACGTTACCCTCGCCAACACGCATTTTTACTGCAAAACCATCGGCATCTTTTTTGCTTGGGTCCTGATTGCTGTGTGATTCTGAATTGAGAATCAGGTTATGGCTGGCCCACAACGGGCGACCTACGTTATCGCTGGACGACACCTGAATACCGGTATTGTCGCAGTGGTGCGCCAGGACGCGTTCAATCTGGTTGTGGCTACCTTCAATACGGAAGCTTTTTTCCGTGATTTCAATCCCTTTGACTTTCCAATAGCTGGCGTTGAGCTGGAGGCCGTGGAATACCGCTTTTTTGCCGACAGGCATCAACGTTTTCATGCCTTTGGCGTTGCCGCTGGCGCTGACAGGAATAACGGTGGCGCTGTAGTCGCCATCCATCAGCCACAATGTGCCGCCACCCGGCAACGCATTGATGGCGGTTTTAATATCCAGCGGTGCATTTTTACTACCATCGTTACCCGCTTTGCCTTCCGGGGAGACATACAGATTTCTGGCGTCGGCCAGCGTAATTTTTTCTACGCTGAAAGAGGTTTCTTTTGCCGTTTTATCTTCACCCTCGCTTGGGATATAGACCAGTTTGAAATCTGATTTTTGTTGCGTCAGCCTGGTGGTCAGAGAGAAATCATCGCCGGCGCGAACACGTTGCGGTTTACCCAGCGATTTACCGTTTTGGAACACTTCGACTGTGCCGTTGTAATTCACTCGCGCCTGTACCGGATAGGTGTCGCTGGTGGAAAGCGAAGACGATGCGACTTGCAGCAGTGGCGCAGTGGTTTCTGCTTTGAACGGCGCGGAAGGTTTGGTATTCGCCGGGCTGGTGGTCAGACTGGCGTTACTGATGGTTATTTTCGCATTACGTGACGCGAAGAACCCCACATAGTAGTGATCCTTGTCCTGATGGGTCACTAAATCCGCCCCTTTGACGGTTTTGCTGACCCATTGGTCACTGCCCTTAGGGGCGTAAGCGGTGATGAAACCGTCATTGGTACGCTCCAGTTTCAGGCGGAACGTTGGCGTCTGTTCCAGATTAATTTTTTCCTGGTAGCTGGTGCGGGTAATTTCTGCGTTGGTATTGCCCCAGGGCTGCGTCACGCCATTGCGGCTGATGAGCTGCATTTTCACTTCGGTTTTCGATTTTTTATCCTGCGTCATGATGGCGTTCATCACCATAT
Encoded here:
- a CDS encoding F0F1 ATP synthase subunit epsilon, yielding MTYHLDVVSAEQAMFSGLVQKIQVTGSDGELGIYPGHAPLLTAIKPGMVRIVKQHGEEEYIYLSGGILEVQPNMVTVLSDTAIRGQDLDEARAMEAKRRAEEHIRNSHGDVDYAQASADLAKAIAKLRVIELTKKAM
- the pelX gene encoding pectate disaccharide-lyase PelX, encoding MKYAASGLLSVALNSLLLLGSNTAFATQDVAPVWRGIAFGQSTDVNFATNVLPEKVGVNDVTINGKKLTVNDKADLSAPITIESRGGKIANTHDGLTFFYTQLPANVNFTLQSDVTVEQFGPESDAKPNAQEGAGLLVRDILGVPRQEPLKEGYEEFPAASNMVMNAIMTQDKKSKTEVKMQLISRNGVTQPWGNTNAEITRTSYQEKINLEQTPTFRLKLERTNDGFITAYAPKGSDQWVSKTVKGADLVTHQDKDHYYVGFFASRNAKITISNASLTTSPANTKPSAPFKAETTAPLLQVASSSLSTSDTYPVQARVNYNGTVEVFQNGKSLGKPQRVRAGDDFSLTTRLTQQKSDFKLVYIPSEGEDKTAKETSFSVEKITLADARNLYVSPEGKAGNDGSKNAPLDIKTAINALPGGGTLWLMDGDYSATVIPVSASGNAKGMKTLMPVGKKAVFHGLQLNASYWKVKGIEITEKSFRIEGSHNQIERVLAHHCDNTGIQVSSSDNVGRPLWASHNLILNSESHSNQDPSKKDADGFAVKMRVGEGNVIRGAFSHDNVDDGFDLFNKIEDGPNGAVMIENSISLNNTSNGFKLGGEGQPVAHQVKNSIAIGNHMDGFSDNFNPGALQVSNNIALDNVRFNFIFRPSPYYGYEKQGIFKNNVSLRTQPGKYDDAVVGRLDASNYFIRNNRAVNSQGKEITTANYKSVAVPAVFSRDEKGSLQLGDFLQKK